From Deinococcus aestuarii, the proteins below share one genomic window:
- a CDS encoding TetR/AcrR family transcriptional regulator — protein MSRPTRRARNPRGEGARLRQDIVQAATELLDAGGSAESVSLRSVANRIGISTPSIYPHFASREAILHAVVQEAFAELRNQIREALEQAGADPGARLRALCATYLEFAVTRPQRYRILFGGFWHAEDLQPVPLAAGEEVVGQDVFTLLVDVLRECVEAGRSASVDPAGDAAVLWAGLHGLAGLRTAAPQFAWPEDALDRVLTRLALLRWPATEAMDLRGPEPPQDWAASGK, from the coding sequence ATGAGCCGCCCCACCAGACGCGCCCGCAATCCCAGAGGAGAGGGCGCCCGACTGCGCCAGGACATCGTCCAGGCCGCCACGGAACTTCTTGACGCCGGCGGAAGTGCCGAGTCCGTGTCGCTGCGTAGCGTGGCGAACCGCATCGGCATCTCGACCCCTTCGATCTATCCGCATTTTGCCAGCCGGGAGGCCATCCTCCACGCCGTCGTACAGGAGGCGTTCGCCGAACTCAGAAATCAGATCCGCGAGGCGCTCGAGCAGGCGGGCGCCGACCCGGGCGCGCGGCTGCGAGCGCTGTGCGCCACCTATCTGGAGTTCGCCGTGACCCGGCCACAGCGGTACCGCATCCTGTTCGGTGGGTTCTGGCACGCTGAAGACCTTCAGCCGGTACCGCTGGCGGCCGGGGAGGAAGTGGTGGGTCAAGACGTCTTCACCCTGCTCGTCGACGTGCTGCGTGAGTGTGTCGAGGCCGGACGGTCAGCGAGCGTGGACCCTGCCGGGGATGCGGCGGTTCTGTGGGCAGGATTACATGGGCTGGCTGGGCTGCGCACTGCGGCTCCCCAGTTTGCCTGGCCAGAAGATGCGCTTGACCGGGTGCTCACTCGTCTGGCCCTCCTCCGGTGGCCGGCCACGGAGGCGATGGACCTTCGCGGACCAGAACCCCCCCAGGACTGGGCTGCGTCGGGGAAATAG